Within the Rosa rugosa chromosome 2, drRosRugo1.1, whole genome shotgun sequence genome, the region GTTGTTTTAGACTTCTATTTCATTGACTGTCAACCCAAAACGCTGAACTCAAATTCCATATTGTTTGGATTTAAACACAATATCAGCAAAGAAAAGATAGCAGATCCTATTTGGAGCTGATTAAGTTGTACCTTCAAAATTGTTATGGTCAAGGTATACCTTccaaaaaaagtgaaaatatTAGTATCAATCAGCAAGGGTTTCCTTTCAAAACTATAGTTGTTGGTACCTGAAAGCTGGCTATTGTGCAGATCAAGAAATTGCAATGCACACAAGTTGAATATATCTGCAGTTAGGGAACCTAAAAAGTGATTATTATACAAATACAAGGTCTGAAGGTTGGATAAGTCCCCGAACCATGGTGGAATGGCATGGTTCCCATAAAATTGTTGTCTCCGAAGTTAATAAACTTTAATCGGCGCAAACTAGCCAATTCCTCCTGCAATGTACCATGGAAACTGTTGTTTTGGAAGTAGATCTCAACAAAGAATGATAGGTTGCCTAGGTTCGGAGGAATGGTTCCTGTGATGCCAATGTAAGTGAGGTTCAAGCCTGCAACTCTAAGGTGGTGTGCAGCGCAAGTAACCCCAACCCAGTTGCAAACTGAGGCCTTGGTAGACCAGTTGGTCAGGATCATGTTCTGAGGGTCACTAGTGATGTGGAATTTGAGAGCAAGAAGAGCAGACTGGCCTGTGGTTAATTAGATTGCTGGTTTGTGCTGCTACTACTGCCATAGTTAAGCTAGCCATACAACAACAGTATACCAAGAAATAAAATGAGTTCTCCCCATAATGCAGATATGCAAATGTTGGCCGGGAAATTGAAGCCAGGAAAATGGGGAATCTATACGAATCAGAAGTAAGAGTCCAACTATATACATACTTTCTAGACATTCTAGCTTCATCATGAGTTAGAATACAGTCCTATGCGACTGCGCCTTTTCTAGCTGTTGTTGCCTCTAAATCTTCATTTATCCTTGATACTAGACTATTCGACAAAGATAGAAGTGGTTTGTGATCAGCTAAGCTCTGTCTCCAAGTCTCCAGGTCAAAAATGAACCAATGTTGGACTTTAAGCAATAAAAATTGTGGGCTTGACTAGTGCTTAAGGTCCAATCTGCATATGGAGGAATCTGATAATCTGATATCATGATTTGATTTATCTTGCATGTCTAGCTATATATGAAAGTAAGATAGGCTTTTAGGTTTCCCAGTGAAGAGAGGTAAGATTCTGGAGTCATCAATGTGCCAGTAAACTGTAGCACTACTAGTCTACTACTCCCTTAAACCTAGGCCAGAGTTTTAGAGTTTCTATGCACAAACTAAGTACGTTGTTGGTAACAATGGTGTATAGATTTTGAGAATCACCAAAATTGGCATCCAAaagtttgttcttttttttttttgaaataagggccggtgcggctgcccttaagccttcattaatgaaaccatggaatacatgggggggacatgAGACCTAAACCCCAAATAACAAAGTACATCAAGAAAACTTCCTGAGATAATACCAGGAGCCTCAACTACAAACATGTATCCGaaaaagcaccaactagcaacgAGCGCACTACTGGCATCTCGAATTGCTTTGACATAACGGTGACACGACGGAAAAATAACCTGATCTGTAACTCGATTACAGCTtagcataatttccataaaAGTTTGTTCTTTAACGTCCAATAGAAATGCCACTTTTGTAACGATTGCAAttacaaaaatatcatttttgtTAATCGTTAAAAtatcaagaacaaaaaaaatttcggtGATCATCACCAAAAATCGTTCTCTGTAGTTTACCAAATTACAAAATTGATCAACGTACTACTactgcgaaaaaaaaaaaaaaaaaaaaaattacttttacTGTCACGTGACATTAACGAATAGTTGGTTCTCTAGGCCACCAACAAACAGGTTGCACCACACAGAAGACAGCCGCAGCCGAAACCACAAATCCCCACCGTATAAACACCCTCCACCTCCACTCACAACCCTCCACGTAACCCCTCGAGGTCTTTATTCCGTAATTCCGAATCTCCTCTAGAGTCTAGACCTATTGCGCACAGTCTTATTCTAGACTCGGGTACAGGTGATCCCGACCCTGAACGGAGGCGATGAAAACTAAGCGGGGGAGACTGAGAAATGCGAAGTGGGTCTCTCATTTAAATCGCCAGCCACATTTTCTCAAACTCTCCGCCCAATTTCATCTATAAACTTTGGTCCCTCCCTCTCGCTCCAATTCCCATTGAGAAGGCTCCGATTTCGAGTTTCCTCTCATTTCAAATTTGATCCCAAAAAATCAAATGGCCACCGTCTTCGGAGCCACTTCCGCCGCCATCTCCGTCTCCTCCTCCAGCTCCCGCAAACTCCACCTCCCTTCCCGTAGATCCCTCCCAGGTCATCCCCCACTGTTACTCTAATAATAAAGCTCCAATCTTTTGTATTTAATTGATTGATTACTGAATCaagtttctgtttttggtttgATTCAGGGAGGAAAGCCAGCTTTCTTGTGGTTAGATCTGATGCCGGAGCTAACCCCAATGCTGGACCCCGCCGCGCCGGTCAGTTGATCACCAATGCCGTTGCCGTAAGTTTTCTTGGTTGCTGTTGATTTGATTTGTTATTTTGTAGTGGATTCGGTTCTGAATTTTGTTGCTTGTGGGTTTTTCTGTAGACAAAAGCTGATGCTGCTGCGGCTTCCGCTCCGTCGAAACCTGGGTATGTTTATGTGAAAGCTTTTAGCTTTTTACTGTTATGCTTCTGTTGTTTTTGCTAAATTTGATTCTGATGTTAAGAATCTGTGGTTGTATGATTTGTAGCATAGCATTGAGATAGAAACTACACTTGAGTACTATTTTCGGTGTAGTGTCTGAAATTTCTGTGTGAAATTTAGTGAATTAAGAGCTTAAGTTGGATTAGTGGGTACCATGGACTTGCTTAATCCAAGTGAATTGATAGTAAGAATCGGGTATTAGAAGACAAATGATAACTCTAAATCTCTAATAGTAAAATACCACTGTATATATAAGCTGATATCACGTTGTATTTGTACTGCTCAGTATTCTAAGCTGATAATTTTTAAGTTGCGTAAAGAGATACATTGAGATATACATGTACTGTATTGATAATTTTCAACTCAACTTTATACTTTGAGATATGTGTTGTGTTCATGAATTTTTACCACCTGATAGTTGTCACGGTGGCATGCTGTTATATTTGTTGTGAAATTGATGAGTAGGTTGTAAGTTAATATAATGTATGCCAGACAGAACTATGTCCAGAGTCCAGAGTATCATAAAAGATAGTTCCTGGCCTTCATTGATGGTTATATGGTTCCTCAGAAATTCATTGAGGATAAAACTAATAAGATATGCATTCTTTTTCTAGGCATgaacttcttctttttgaagCCTTACGAGAAGGATTGGAAGAAGAGATGGCTAGGGATCCCACTGTATGTGTAATGGGTGAAGATGTGGGCCACTATGGAGGATCGTACAAGGTGACCAAAGGCCTGGCTGATAAGTATGGGGATCTCAGGGTTCTTGATACTCCTATTGCTGAGAACTCCTTCACAGGGATGGGTATTGGAGCTGCCATGACTGGTCTGAGACCAATTATTGAGGGTATGAACATGGGTTTTCTCCTTCTTGCCTTTAACCAGATCTCCAACAACTGTGGTATGCTCCACTACACTTCTGGAGGTCAATTCAAGATACCAGTAGTCATTCGTGGACCTGGTGGAGTGGGTAGGCAACTTGGGGCTGAGCACTCACAACGTCTTGAGTCATACTTTCAGTCGATCCCTGGAATCCAAATGGTAGCATGCTCAACCCCTTACAATGCTAAAGGCTTGATGAAAGCTGCCATTCGAAGTGATAACCCTGTTATCCTTTTCGAGCATGTGTTGCTGTACAACCTGAAGGAGAGAATCCCAGATGAAGAATATGTGTGTTCTCTTGAGGAAGCTGAGATGGTGAGGCCTGGGGAGCATGTCACTATATTAACATATTCTAGGATGAGGTATCATGTGATGCAGGCTGCTAAAACTTTGGTGAACAAGGGGTATGACCCAGAAGTTATTGATATTAGGTCATTGAAACCATTTGACCTTCACACCATCGGGAACTCAGTGAAGAAAACACATAGGGTCCTGATTGTGGAGGAGTGCATGCGGACAGG harbors:
- the LOC133729246 gene encoding pyruvate dehydrogenase E1 component subunit beta-3, chloroplastic-like; translated protein: MATVFGATSAAISVSSSSSRKLHLPSRRSLPGRKASFLVVRSDAGANPNAGPRRAGQLITNAVATKADAAAASAPSKPGHELLLFEALREGLEEEMARDPTVCVMGEDVGHYGGSYKVTKGLADKYGDLRVLDTPIAENSFTGMGIGAAMTGLRPIIEGMNMGFLLLAFNQISNNCGMLHYTSGGQFKIPVVIRGPGGVGRQLGAEHSQRLESYFQSIPGIQMVACSTPYNAKGLMKAAIRSDNPVILFEHVLLYNLKERIPDEEYVCSLEEAEMVRPGEHVTILTYSRMRYHVMQAAKTLVNKGYDPEVIDIRSLKPFDLHTIGNSVKKTHRVLIVEECMRTGGIGASLTAAITENFHDYLDAPIVCLSSQDVPTPYAATLEEVTVVQPAQIVTAVEELCQ